A stretch of Leptospira andrefontaineae DNA encodes these proteins:
- a CDS encoding SpoIIE family protein phosphatase, with protein sequence MSYTSSRAGSFQNKWNSILGFFKKDPDRDVYENEYIEDLKRQTRSIQYPGAVLAIFVWLGFAFGTDQKLHPEFPELFYFRIGFSLVGVLSLFFLLLDTLFKIPTRRYSLEMAYVFIAYLLLCTSFFTGRIADDPNYVSGLQIALISIVFVPLPKKSYYVFLILSAISFIASALIYSPNLSTPQAAYSMQNLGIAFLLTLVFSVILERYRFVSFVSRFKIQESNREISEKMQQIQALKEKQDGDYFLTALLLSPLIKLDNSENSAVKVEFLLDQYKKFSFKEKDYELGGDFLSAYIVKIQDRDYTAFINGDAMGKSIQGAGGALVLGSVFNSIISRTRLSPEIQSKSPERWLKEAFIDLQNVFETFDGFMLISAVLGIVEHSTGAMYYINAEHPWPVLYRDGKAMFLGAESNIRKLGISEMFGSKIQVQTFRMLPGDTIFCGSDGRDDLVLEEDFSGKRVMNEDETIFLASVEESGGELKTIRRSLISRGKLSDDLSILSISYNPSRNPYMEDKKSISEAESIFQKGDTKGAIQVLEEGLKRSGIVGERYFPQVAKLLSRWYDKLSEFKKAAEWAEKSLAWDPSETELLFYSSILWKKAYTQKKDVEYLKSAAELGEKLRVRSPNHLKNLINLSDIYRLLGNSFRAKKLLDEASILSPDDPKIAELRKRL encoded by the coding sequence ATGTCATACACTTCCTCTCGGGCAGGTAGTTTTCAAAACAAATGGAATTCTATTCTAGGTTTTTTTAAGAAGGACCCAGATCGAGATGTTTATGAAAATGAATACATCGAAGATCTAAAAAGACAAACTCGCTCCATCCAATATCCGGGTGCGGTACTTGCGATTTTTGTATGGTTGGGTTTCGCCTTTGGAACGGACCAGAAATTACATCCTGAATTTCCTGAACTTTTTTATTTTCGGATCGGATTCTCCTTAGTTGGTGTTCTTAGCTTATTCTTCCTCCTTTTGGACACATTATTCAAGATCCCTACTCGGAGATATAGTTTAGAAATGGCGTATGTATTCATAGCCTATCTACTTCTTTGTACCTCCTTTTTCACGGGCAGAATTGCAGATGATCCAAATTATGTGTCTGGCCTTCAAATCGCCCTTATTAGTATCGTATTCGTTCCTCTTCCGAAAAAATCATATTATGTTTTCTTAATTTTATCCGCTATTTCATTTATTGCTTCCGCGCTGATATATTCTCCGAACTTGAGCACTCCTCAAGCCGCTTACTCTATGCAAAATCTGGGGATTGCATTCCTTCTTACCCTAGTATTCTCAGTAATATTGGAAAGATATAGATTCGTTAGTTTTGTTAGTAGATTTAAGATCCAGGAAAGTAATAGGGAAATTTCAGAGAAAATGCAGCAGATCCAGGCTTTAAAAGAAAAGCAGGACGGAGATTATTTCTTAACTGCACTTCTTCTTTCGCCTCTAATCAAATTGGATAATTCGGAAAATTCAGCGGTCAAAGTTGAATTCTTATTGGATCAGTATAAAAAATTCTCTTTCAAAGAGAAAGATTACGAACTTGGCGGGGACTTCTTAAGCGCATACATAGTAAAGATACAAGATAGGGATTATACCGCTTTTATCAACGGGGATGCGATGGGAAAATCCATCCAGGGTGCAGGAGGCGCCTTGGTTTTAGGCTCGGTTTTTAATTCTATCATTAGCCGTACTAGACTTTCTCCAGAGATACAATCCAAATCTCCGGAACGTTGGTTGAAAGAAGCATTTATTGATCTACAGAATGTATTCGAGACGTTTGATGGATTTATGTTGATCTCTGCTGTTTTAGGGATAGTAGAACATTCTACCGGGGCAATGTATTATATCAATGCAGAACATCCTTGGCCTGTTCTATACAGGGATGGAAAGGCAATGTTCCTGGGAGCAGAATCTAATATTCGTAAATTAGGGATTTCTGAAATGTTCGGCTCCAAAATACAAGTCCAAACATTCAGGATGCTTCCTGGAGATACGATCTTTTGCGGATCTGACGGTAGGGATGATCTTGTATTAGAAGAGGATTTTTCAGGCAAGAGGGTCATGAATGAAGATGAGACAATTTTCCTTGCGTCAGTGGAAGAAAGTGGCGGAGAATTAAAAACTATCCGCAGATCACTGATCAGCAGGGGAAAACTTTCAGACGATTTAAGTATATTATCCATTTCTTATAATCCTTCCAGAAATCCTTATATGGAAGATAAAAAATCTATTTCGGAAGCAGAGTCCATATTCCAAAAAGGCGACACAAAGGGCGCAATACAAGTTTTAGAAGAAGGTTTAAAAAGATCAGGCATAGTTGGAGAACGTTATTTCCCTCAGGTAGCCAAACTTCTATCCAGATGGTACGATAAATTATCAGAATTCAAAAAAGCTGCGGAATGGGCGGAGAAGTCTTTGGCCTGGGATCCTTCCGAAACCGAGCTCCTATTCTATTCTTCTATACTTTGGAAGAAGGCTTATACTCAGAAAAAAGACGTTGAATAC
- a CDS encoding TetR/AcrR family transcriptional regulator, giving the protein MPKIVNHEKYKAEILSKCVDILARRGYSAVSMREIATELDVSTGTLYHYFATKEDIFKELVKFVLNKDIEELQVYSKGEDNQTIEKRVEALFTMVKDRETYFQNLLYIICDVSRLKNHEEEKQLIAEAMKEYVTIITKHLGITNPNLNRLLISIILGTVGQRIVDQESIKLDEVAEVVKDFMGVVLANTFTF; this is encoded by the coding sequence ATGCCTAAAATCGTAAACCACGAAAAATACAAAGCCGAGATTCTCTCCAAGTGTGTGGATATTTTGGCCAGGCGAGGGTATTCGGCTGTCTCCATGAGAGAAATCGCTACCGAATTGGATGTTTCTACAGGAACTCTCTACCATTACTTCGCCACTAAAGAAGATATATTTAAAGAACTCGTAAAGTTCGTATTAAATAAAGACATCGAAGAGTTACAAGTTTATTCAAAGGGAGAAGATAACCAAACCATCGAAAAAAGAGTAGAAGCACTCTTTACAATGGTAAAGGACAGAGAGACCTATTTCCAGAATCTTCTCTATATCATCTGTGACGTTTCTAGATTAAAAAATCATGAAGAAGAGAAACAACTGATCGCAGAAGCTATGAAAGAATACGTGACTATCATCACAAAACATTTAGGTATCACGAACCCAAACCTAAACAGACTTTTGATCAGTATTATTTTAGGAACTGTTGGCCAACGGATTGTAGACCAAGAATCCATTAAACTGGATGAAGTGGCTGAAGTGGTGAAAGATTTTATGGGAGTGGTTCTCGCGAACACTTTTACTTTCTGA
- a CDS encoding MBOAT family O-acyltransferase codes for MLYNSILFFVFFSIVYSIYWLLPEKKRSDFLLISSGIFYIVASSTILSGIYFFLHFLIIVLFNYLAYFKIKTSAKSKAWMIFAVLLNAINLGFFKYFYFMNRILFDLTQYPFFEEVPRILQISLPLAVSFYSFQMIAAAVDAYRKPEGELIGLKQYLGFVIFFPVLIVGPILRTKDYFVNIGHLSPDKDKIVRASYLMISGLIKKILIADPVAGVIAPVFGNPGQYDNISLVLAAFGYAIQVYCDFSGLTDMARAVGLYFGFELPENFNAPLFSPSGRELWQRWHMSLSFWLRDYIYFPLGGSKKGEWRTYLNLIITMTVGGVWHGADYTFIAWGFYWGVILAFERFLVGKFGWNDEDSKSKILNFLRIQFVFCLFSFSAILFRANSATKMLQHVTGLITNTQDYLSASLQSFGLGWIENSISLVTGPSPFILESMKNIEKIGYSYLGFIVFHWIQSRKDLLLKWGSGKDWLLVACGVVTVFAIALLSEDSGACIYCQF; via the coding sequence GTGCTCTACAATTCGATCTTATTTTTCGTTTTTTTCTCAATCGTTTATTCTATCTATTGGCTTCTTCCTGAAAAGAAAAGATCCGATTTTCTACTCATTTCCAGCGGTATCTTTTATATAGTAGCTTCTTCGACTATTTTAAGTGGGATCTATTTTTTTCTCCATTTCTTAATTATCGTATTATTCAATTACCTCGCTTACTTTAAGATCAAAACTTCAGCAAAGTCTAAAGCCTGGATGATATTTGCAGTTCTATTGAACGCTATCAATCTAGGTTTCTTCAAATATTTCTATTTTATGAATAGGATACTTTTCGACCTTACTCAGTATCCATTCTTTGAAGAAGTCCCTCGAATATTACAGATCTCTCTTCCTTTAGCCGTGAGTTTTTACAGCTTCCAAATGATCGCAGCAGCTGTAGACGCTTATAGAAAACCGGAAGGGGAGTTGATCGGTCTTAAACAATATCTTGGTTTCGTAATATTTTTCCCAGTATTGATCGTAGGACCAATTTTAAGGACCAAGGATTATTTTGTAAATATAGGACATTTAAGTCCGGACAAGGATAAGATCGTTCGTGCTTCTTATCTTATGATCTCGGGCCTGATCAAAAAAATACTGATAGCTGATCCTGTAGCTGGAGTGATTGCTCCGGTCTTCGGAAATCCAGGTCAGTATGATAATATTTCACTTGTTTTAGCTGCATTCGGATATGCGATCCAAGTATATTGCGATTTTTCAGGACTTACCGATATGGCAAGAGCGGTAGGTTTGTATTTTGGATTTGAACTTCCGGAAAATTTCAACGCACCTTTGTTTTCTCCATCAGGAAGAGAGTTATGGCAGAGATGGCATATGAGTCTTTCTTTCTGGCTTCGTGATTATATCTATTTTCCTTTGGGTGGAAGCAAAAAAGGAGAATGGCGCACATATCTAAATCTGATCATCACTATGACCGTGGGTGGTGTTTGGCATGGAGCGGATTATACATTTATCGCCTGGGGATTCTATTGGGGAGTCATACTTGCATTCGAAAGATTTTTGGTCGGCAAGTTTGGTTGGAATGATGAAGATTCAAAAAGTAAAATTCTCAATTTTTTAAGAATACAGTTCGTATTCTGTTTATTCTCCTTTAGTGCGATCTTGTTCAGGGCAAACTCAGCGACAAAGATGTTACAACATGTTACTGGACTTATTACGAATACACAAGATTATCTTTCTGCATCCTTACAATCCTTCGGATTAGGTTGGATAGAAAATTCAATTTCTTTAGTTACAGGACCTTCTCCATTTATTTTGGAATCCATGAAGAATATTGAGAAGATAGGATATTCTTATTTGGGATTTATTGTGTTTCATTGGATCCAATCTAGAAAGGATTTATTATTAAAATGGGGAAGTGGTAAAGATTGGCTTCTTGTTGCCTGTGGAGTGGTGACAGTATTTGCGATCGCATTATTATCGGAGGATTCCGGGGCCTGTATCTATTGCCAGTTCTAG
- a CDS encoding patatin-like phospholipase family protein, with protein MNPLFSLETKLKNGFRTAWQELGTKKEIALAIAGGGIKAFYGLGFAYTLRTWGLKIREVSGVSAGAAMAISTLSETEEDSSNYFQELTKRNPKNFYWNRLLRISAPFPHHSIARRTVEYCLRFSKLISKSAKIRIHTVEIPNESLDKNKKGQPIQRILFAKAASIIRAYFKDETLRRKGEQPFAVLQKMKDWGWREKVFTEKDLTDPETITQIVMNSCSAFPVLPLQSFNGNYYLDGGLTNNLLLENFSSDLPKIGVFYEPTTLVGKSATVLSDTLLVSPEGPFIEQGFDYTNPNLVRQAFETGRKDAEEQKERILDHLDPNWKKHLHSFFEQIK; from the coding sequence ATGAACCCGCTCTTTTCCTTAGAAACCAAATTAAAAAACGGCTTCCGGACCGCATGGCAAGAATTAGGAACAAAGAAGGAAATCGCTCTTGCAATTGCAGGAGGCGGGATCAAAGCGTTTTACGGGTTAGGCTTTGCATATACACTAAGAACCTGGGGTCTAAAAATTAGGGAAGTTTCCGGAGTGAGCGCCGGAGCCGCAATGGCCATCAGTACCTTATCCGAAACGGAAGAAGATAGTTCGAATTATTTCCAGGAATTAACTAAGCGAAATCCTAAAAACTTTTATTGGAATCGACTTCTTAGGATCAGCGCCCCCTTCCCCCATCATAGTATCGCGAGAAGAACCGTCGAATACTGTCTCCGATTTTCCAAACTTATCTCCAAATCTGCAAAGATCAGGATCCACACAGTAGAAATCCCGAATGAAAGTTTAGATAAAAACAAAAAAGGCCAACCAATCCAAAGGATCCTTTTTGCAAAGGCCGCTTCTATTATCCGAGCCTATTTTAAGGATGAAACTTTAAGGAGAAAGGGAGAACAACCTTTTGCAGTACTGCAAAAAATGAAAGATTGGGGATGGAGAGAAAAAGTTTTTACGGAGAAGGACCTAACCGATCCGGAAACAATCACCCAGATCGTGATGAACTCTTGCTCTGCATTCCCGGTTTTGCCTCTTCAAAGTTTTAACGGAAATTATTATCTGGATGGGGGCTTAACTAATAATCTTCTACTTGAAAACTTCTCCTCCGACCTGCCTAAGATAGGAGTATTCTATGAGCCTACAACTTTAGTTGGAAAATCAGCGACGGTCTTATCCGACACTTTACTTGTTTCTCCGGAAGGACCATTTATAGAGCAAGGGTTTGACTATACAAACCCGAACCTTGTGAGGCAGGCATTCGAGACAGGACGTAAGGATGCAGAAGAACAAAAGGAAAGGATCTTAGATCATCTGGACCCAAACTGGAAAAAACACTTGCATTCTTTTTTCGAACAAATAAAATAA
- a CDS encoding NYN domain-containing protein has protein sequence MHLVVDGFNLIYKIPELEEYMYSNRLRDARVGLLRILESYSSKLKSPKVHVFFDGKKEKGNETKEDLYGKIQVYFSLDRKADDLIKEYIKFAPRPADLFVVTSDQEILAFAKRLGTKPILSEEFVKKIESALAEKPTREEKDSGAKLSPGEILYWKELFKKGK, from the coding sequence ATGCATTTAGTCGTAGACGGTTTCAACCTGATTTACAAAATTCCTGAATTGGAAGAGTATATGTATTCCAATCGATTAAGGGATGCCAGAGTTGGCCTCTTGAGAATTTTGGAATCTTATTCTTCTAAACTAAAAAGTCCTAAGGTCCATGTTTTCTTCGACGGTAAAAAAGAAAAAGGGAACGAAACCAAAGAAGATTTGTACGGAAAAATACAAGTTTATTTCAGTTTGGACAGAAAGGCGGACGATTTGATCAAAGAATATATCAAATTTGCTCCGAGGCCCGCGGATCTATTCGTAGTAACCTCCGATCAGGAAATTTTGGCTTTTGCAAAAAGACTAGGAACAAAACCTATACTATCCGAAGAGTTCGTAAAAAAAATAGAAAGCGCCTTAGCTGAAAAACCGACTCGGGAAGAAAAAGACTCTGGCGCAAAACTTTCTCCGGGAGAGATTCTCTACTGGAAGGAACTATTCAAGAAGGGAAAGTAA
- a CDS encoding glycerol-3-phosphate dehydrogenase/oxidase gives MVKTKGAKTSSFPISSQVFDTLVIGGGITGATTLWDATLRGLKAVLVEKNDFASGTTQATSKLIHGGLRYLKNAEFGLVRESLRERRILAKISPHALKTLGFIIPVYSNSEKWITNIGLGMYDYFSYDRNRNISSDSWIPKYRSLSPEEVVMEAPSLPRNGLKGGFLYYDYQNTNPERHTCEFIFSAEKKGGTVLNYTELVAISRQGEVYQAILKDKRSGKTYPIFAKTVVNAAGPWADFVESLAGVGMDKVLVRSKGIHIVTRALTVSKAIVLKKRDKTHMFVLPWRGKTIIGTTDTVFSDSPDKFKVTKSDIQGLLEEINFTFGYSDLTESDVDFYYGGMRPLVEDPGEKSDTYNASRKTEILDHKEKGLPGFYTALGGKYTTSRHLAEKITDKLCEYLPGKFLPCETDQVPLSSGEFSDLLSLVKGLTKKYPKLSGEYLETLGARYGSLAYEVLKYQKSNDESVTLNNGEEFNTAEIRYIASEEKIEKGTDFFFRRSGVGVPGAPSAESLHRIVEELGKTLSWNPARKKAESSEILSRYHF, from the coding sequence ATGGTCAAAACAAAAGGCGCTAAAACTTCTTCTTTTCCTATTTCTTCACAAGTTTTCGATACCTTAGTGATAGGGGGAGGGATCACAGGTGCCACTACTTTGTGGGATGCCACCTTACGCGGGTTAAAGGCAGTTTTAGTTGAGAAAAATGATTTTGCTTCCGGAACTACCCAAGCAACTTCTAAGTTGATCCATGGCGGTTTAAGATATTTAAAAAATGCAGAATTTGGGTTGGTAAGAGAATCATTAAGAGAAAGAAGAATTCTTGCTAAGATCAGTCCTCATGCTCTCAAAACATTAGGCTTTATTATTCCAGTATATTCTAATTCTGAAAAGTGGATCACCAATATTGGTCTTGGAATGTATGATTATTTTTCATACGATAGAAATAGAAATATCAGTTCGGATTCCTGGATCCCTAAATATAGATCTTTATCACCGGAAGAAGTTGTAATGGAAGCTCCTAGCCTTCCTAGGAACGGGCTCAAAGGTGGATTTTTATATTATGATTACCAGAATACGAATCCTGAAAGGCATACATGTGAGTTTATTTTCTCGGCTGAAAAAAAAGGGGGGACGGTTCTCAATTATACTGAGTTAGTCGCGATCTCCAGGCAGGGAGAAGTTTACCAAGCAATTTTAAAAGACAAAAGAAGTGGCAAAACTTATCCAATATTTGCAAAAACTGTAGTGAATGCCGCAGGTCCTTGGGCGGATTTTGTAGAATCTCTAGCGGGAGTTGGAATGGACAAGGTGTTAGTCCGATCCAAAGGAATCCATATTGTGACCAGAGCATTGACTGTTTCTAAGGCAATAGTCTTAAAGAAAAGGGACAAGACTCATATGTTTGTTCTTCCTTGGAGAGGTAAAACGATCATAGGAACCACCGACACAGTATTCTCAGATTCTCCAGATAAATTTAAGGTCACAAAATCAGACATACAAGGCTTATTAGAAGAAATTAATTTTACTTTCGGATATTCGGATCTAACTGAATCGGATGTGGATTTTTATTATGGAGGAATGAGACCTCTTGTAGAAGATCCAGGTGAAAAATCAGATACTTATAATGCTTCTCGCAAAACTGAAATTTTAGATCATAAAGAGAAAGGACTTCCTGGATTCTATACGGCTCTCGGTGGAAAATATACAACTAGTAGACATTTAGCCGAGAAGATCACGGACAAACTCTGCGAATATCTCCCCGGAAAATTTTTACCATGTGAAACGGATCAGGTCCCACTTTCGTCCGGAGAATTTTCGGATCTTCTTTCTTTAGTCAAAGGGCTTACTAAAAAATATCCGAAACTTTCAGGCGAATATCTTGAAACCCTGGGAGCAAGATACGGAAGTTTAGCTTACGAAGTTCTCAAATACCAGAAATCTAATGATGAATCTGTAACCTTAAATAATGGGGAAGAGTTCAATACTGCGGAGATCCGTTATATTGCCTCCGAGGAAAAAATAGAGAAGGGAACTGATTTCTTCTTCCGTAGATCCGGAGTAGGGGTGCCTGGTGCTCCTTCTGCCGAATCACTTCATAGAATTGTGGAAGAATTGGGAAAAACACTCAGTTGGAATCCAGCTCGTAAAAAAGCGGAAAGCTCGGAGATACTCTCTCGTTACCATTTTTGA
- a CDS encoding PaaI family thioesterase, producing the protein MANQKDLEDMQKEWEKFSKAAPGLKVPPPAFKELSGEFVSYVRKKEMVCSFYIEPRFSNPMGVFQGGFLAAAFDNTFGPLCYLAAGKPTTTLELSVSYIRMVKENQRITVQAKVVARGNQHIYLEGEAFDEEGKLLAKSTTQVLILRLPSGAA; encoded by the coding sequence TTGGCGAATCAAAAAGATTTAGAAGATATGCAGAAAGAATGGGAGAAGTTTTCCAAGGCCGCACCCGGCTTGAAAGTTCCTCCTCCTGCTTTTAAAGAACTATCCGGTGAATTCGTTTCTTATGTACGTAAGAAGGAGATGGTTTGTAGTTTTTATATAGAGCCTAGATTCTCCAATCCGATGGGAGTTTTCCAAGGCGGGTTTTTAGCGGCAGCATTCGATAATACTTTCGGTCCTTTATGTTATTTGGCCGCGGGTAAACCTACTACTACTTTAGAATTAAGCGTTAGTTATATTCGTATGGTGAAGGAAAACCAAAGGATCACTGTGCAGGCAAAGGTAGTGGCGAGAGGTAACCAACATATATATCTAGAAGGAGAAGCCTTTGATGAAGAAGGTAAACTTCTTGCAAAATCGACAACTCAAGTCTTGATCTTAAGACTTCCTAGTGGAGCTGCTTGA
- a CDS encoding AMP-dependent synthetase/ligase: MKTLADLYQSSKNKYGNQPAFLTKNSSGEFDSVGYSELYELGLQLGTALIELEFPYKGHAAVLADNRLEWIITDYAIVMAGGADVPRGTDVTDSDLNHILPHSGATIVFAENDSVLKKLYQNQSALQNVHTIILIDKNAKGTGKELRFWDLIERGKELREKGNREIENRISQIQEEDLFTLIYTAGTTGRPKGVPLTHKNIMSQINRIPIKLEAGERILSILPVWHSFERMFEMVCIHFGAGTYYSSVRTLKEDLKKVKPTFMASAPRLWESVYQGIYATVAKSSSVKQSLFHAALFFSSNIQSAKRWLGFRELDLTGRNAIVSSFVGIFKVLQYILNILPATLLDLIVLKKIRQATGGKLKGTVSGGGALPIHVDKFFNAIGIQVLEGYGLTETSPVISVRILDEAVMGTVGPLYKGTSLRVVDPNTSKILWTTEEGGPKGYSVKGEIHVKGDQVMSGYYHDEENTRKVMNGGWFNTGDLGMMSYNDCLKIVGRTKETIVLLGGENVEPVPIENILSQSEFILQCMVIGQDQKYLSALIVPNPEFFPDYKPGVGFTSAEEEAKCAVKIQAVIKNAISATNGFKSFERVVDFRLLPKPFETGDELTAKLSVKRHVVTDKYSGLIRDIYSGKKEEVLR; the protein is encoded by the coding sequence ATGAAAACTCTTGCCGATTTATATCAATCGTCCAAAAATAAATATGGGAATCAGCCCGCGTTTCTGACTAAAAATTCATCGGGAGAATTTGATTCTGTAGGCTATTCAGAATTGTACGAGTTAGGATTACAGCTTGGGACTGCACTTATAGAATTGGAATTTCCGTATAAAGGGCATGCTGCCGTTCTTGCAGATAACCGCTTGGAATGGATCATTACCGATTACGCGATCGTGATGGCAGGTGGGGCAGATGTTCCAAGAGGCACAGATGTTACCGATTCGGATTTGAACCATATTCTTCCTCATAGTGGGGCAACGATCGTATTTGCTGAGAATGATTCAGTCCTAAAGAAACTCTACCAAAACCAAAGTGCTCTCCAGAATGTACATACAATTATTCTAATAGATAAGAATGCTAAGGGAACTGGAAAAGAACTTAGGTTCTGGGATCTGATAGAAAGAGGAAAAGAATTGAGAGAAAAGGGCAACCGTGAGATAGAGAATAGAATTTCTCAGATCCAGGAGGAAGATCTTTTTACACTGATCTATACTGCAGGAACTACTGGGCGTCCGAAAGGAGTTCCTTTAACTCATAAAAATATAATGTCTCAGATCAATAGAATTCCTATCAAATTGGAAGCAGGAGAAAGGATACTTTCCATTCTTCCAGTCTGGCATAGTTTCGAAAGAATGTTCGAGATGGTATGTATCCATTTCGGAGCTGGAACATACTATTCTTCCGTTAGAACCTTAAAAGAAGATCTTAAAAAAGTAAAACCAACATTTATGGCATCTGCGCCTAGGCTTTGGGAAAGTGTTTATCAGGGAATTTATGCGACTGTTGCTAAGTCTTCAAGTGTAAAACAAAGTCTATTTCATGCAGCTCTATTCTTTTCTTCTAATATTCAATCAGCAAAACGTTGGTTGGGATTTAGAGAATTAGATCTGACTGGAAGAAATGCGATCGTTTCTTCATTTGTAGGAATATTCAAAGTTTTACAATATATTCTGAATATTCTTCCCGCGACATTATTAGATCTGATTGTTCTGAAAAAGATCCGTCAAGCTACCGGTGGAAAATTGAAAGGAACTGTTTCAGGTGGAGGAGCTCTTCCTATCCATGTGGATAAATTTTTCAACGCAATCGGAATCCAGGTTTTGGAAGGATATGGTCTTACTGAAACTTCTCCTGTAATCTCTGTTCGTATTTTGGATGAAGCAGTAATGGGAACAGTGGGGCCTTTGTATAAGGGAACTTCTCTCAGAGTTGTTGACCCGAATACTTCTAAAATTCTTTGGACAACCGAAGAAGGTGGACCAAAAGGATACAGTGTCAAAGGAGAGATCCACGTGAAAGGGGATCAGGTCATGTCTGGATATTATCACGATGAGGAAAATACTCGTAAAGTGATGAACGGCGGATGGTTCAATACCGGAGACCTTGGGATGATGAGCTATAATGATTGTTTGAAAATTGTAGGAAGAACAAAAGAAACAATTGTTCTGTTGGGCGGCGAGAATGTGGAGCCTGTCCCGATAGAGAATATTCTGAGCCAGTCAGAATTCATACTACAATGTATGGTGATCGGTCAGGACCAAAAATATCTTTCAGCTTTGATTGTTCCCAATCCTGAATTTTTCCCGGATTACAAACCAGGAGTGGGTTTTACTTCTGCGGAAGAAGAAGCAAAATGTGCAGTCAAGATCCAAGCAGTGATCAAAAATGCGATTTCTGCAACGAATGGATTCAAATCTTTTGAAAGGGTAGTGGACTTTAGATTATTACCTAAACCATTCGAGACCGGAGATGAACTTACTGCGAAACTTTCAGTAAAACGACATGTCGTGACAGATAAATATTCAGGATTGATCAGAGATATTTATTCAGGTAAAAAAGAAGAAGTTCTGAGATAA
- a CDS encoding AraC family transcriptional regulator — translation MDLETAYLVFGIAFGWIWSLGILLSPASLGERVRASLIMFCSSFWLVGAATFLSGLVKTFPVLYAIHIPFALGIAPLLYIHFQITLLGLELSKKEIFLHFLPIIVSIISLLPFWLGGEEFRLRTLQEISQGKVYSIILVFLQITPKISILSYFLPLLWMYKSYLFRSEQDENEERARRMFLIFISLVCFVIFWGLTGSILRRIEFVKESIFSLPVLLVVGFLLSQREPNWLGFVGKSLREVRYKKSRLKGMDESKIKDRLEALMKREKVYADEDLTLSQLAEELGLTNHQLSEFLNQRLSMKFSDYINSWRVEEAKVLLLEDPDRSILAISESVGFNSKSAFNEAFKKFADSTPSEFRKTAVLYKTSLKF, via the coding sequence ATGGATTTAGAAACTGCTTATTTAGTTTTTGGAATCGCCTTCGGCTGGATCTGGTCTTTAGGAATCTTACTTTCTCCTGCTTCTTTGGGGGAAAGAGTAAGAGCCTCCCTAATTATGTTTTGTTCTTCTTTCTGGCTTGTAGGAGCTGCAACATTCCTTTCCGGATTAGTTAAAACGTTTCCTGTATTGTATGCGATCCATATACCTTTTGCTTTGGGAATTGCGCCACTTCTCTATATCCATTTTCAAATCACATTACTTGGGCTGGAACTTTCTAAAAAAGAAATATTTCTTCACTTTCTACCGATTATAGTCTCTATAATTTCACTTTTACCTTTTTGGTTAGGAGGAGAAGAATTTAGACTTCGCACATTACAAGAGATCAGTCAGGGAAAGGTTTATTCTATCATACTGGTATTCTTGCAGATCACTCCTAAAATTTCGATTCTTTCTTATTTTCTACCTTTGCTTTGGATGTACAAAAGTTACTTATTTCGTTCGGAACAAGACGAGAATGAAGAAAGAGCCAGAAGAATGTTTTTAATCTTCATAAGTTTGGTTTGTTTTGTGATCTTTTGGGGACTCACCGGTTCCATTTTAAGAAGAATAGAATTTGTGAAAGAGAGTATATTCAGTCTTCCGGTACTATTAGTGGTAGGATTTTTACTTTCTCAAAGAGAACCGAATTGGCTTGGATTTGTAGGAAAAAGTTTAAGAGAAGTACGATATAAAAAATCCAGACTAAAGGGAATGGATGAATCCAAGATTAAAGATCGTTTAGAAGCATTGATGAAAAGAGAGAAGGTTTATGCAGACGAGGATCTTACACTTTCTCAACTCGCAGAAGAGTTAGGACTGACCAATCACCAACTTTCTGAATTTTTAAACCAACGGTTATCGATGAAATTTTCAGATTATATCAATTCATGGAGGGTAGAAGAAGCAAAGGTTCTGCTCTTAGAAGATCCGGATCGTTCCATTTTAGCAATTTCCGAATCGGTTGGATTCAATTCTAAATCTGCATTTAACGAAGCATTTAAGAAATTTGCGGATTCCACACCTAGCGAATTCAGAAAAACTGCGGTCTTATATAAGACATCGTTAAAATTTTAA